From Triticum urartu cultivar G1812 chromosome 2, Tu2.1, whole genome shotgun sequence, a single genomic window includes:
- the LOC125535048 gene encoding uncharacterized protein LOC125535048: protein MLLLPAWTSVEQLWCCCYRTRAMAGGPIDFWNAWAVQSLVLTSLTLQVALVLLAGIRRRGTSWRTFRFMLWLAYQLADATAIYALGHLSFDGATPREHRLVAFWAPFLLLHLGGPDNITAYSLEDNMLWLRHLLNLGLQVLGASYVLYKHYIGTQDMLLLAAILMFVVGVVKYGERTWALRCGNMDIIRGSLKKKPPSRCDLLYLEYELPQGGCKGSVDEEEFLMRHAHSLFQFCKRAIVESSEDRDPANPEIKVLHHLTHEQWYVVMELELSLLYDILYTKAGVVHTSFGYCVCIASPAAAAAALLFFQFSGKDGNSRVDVAITYILLGGALLLEIRSLLSALGSSWTLPFLCATRWNFLKHAFLCRGRWDRLRRWIVSLHRLIKVMRVSGCLRPARRWSGTVGQYNMLHLCSRPSKRNSPLPGRFAMMLGFEEWWNREHHSQTARISEYLKEKLRHYIHKLVRNGEVSTQGIVRKKWGEYAIQSKCRKLYKKLTGNLLGVEFQEGIIIWHIATDLYLLDHKHTGMETMAMYESVRVLSNYMMFLLVERPYMLPGLAQSRLYRRTCENLVKIWGQEGQTHPAPSWRDMFRLRDGPNSRSSLQRRKKLADMVQEKKPKAGPETPRLSYAIDVAKELASNDENVDRESNSLQVLLFVWMDFLVHAANRCSRESHAKKLSSGGEFTTVLWLLIEHLHQLVEPKPPEDGDERKGTQRAPV from the exons ATGCTGCTACTTCCTGCTTGGACTTCGGTAGAGCAACTCTGGTGCTGCTGTTACAG GACGAGAGCAATGGCTGGAGGGCCTATAGACTTCTGGAATGCGTGGGCGGTCCAGAGCCTGGTGCTGACGAGCCTGACTCTGCAGGTTGCCCTCGTCCTGTTAGCGGGGATCCGGCGGCGTGGCACATCCTGGCGTACGTTCAGGTTCATGCTCTGGCTGGCGTACCAGCTCGCCGACGCCACCGCGATATATGCTCTCGGCCACCTCTCATTCGACGGTGCCACACCCCGCGAGCATCGCCTGGTTGCGTTCTGGGCGCCGTTTCTCTTGCTGCACCTTGGCGGCCCGGACAACATCACCGCCTACTCGCTCGAAGACAACATGTTGTGGCTGCGACACCTACTTAATCTCGGTTTGCAGGTGCTGGGAGCTTCCTACGTCCTCTACAAGCATTACATCGGCACTCAAGACATGCTCCTTCTCGCCGCCATCTTGATGTTCGTCGTCGGTGTTGTCAAATATGGCGAGAGGACATGGGCGCTCAGGTGCGGCAACATGGACATCATCCGGGGCTCCCTCAAGAAGAAACCACCTTCCAGATGTGACCTTCTTTACCTTGAGTATGAGCTCCCACAAGGTGGATGCAAGGGTAGTGTCGATGAAGAAGAATTCCTCATGCGGCATGCTCATTCCCTGTTTCAGTTCTGCAAGCGCGCAATAGTTGAATCGTCAGAGGACAGGGACCCGGCCAACCCTGAAATCAAAGTTCTTCACCACCTCACACATGAACAGTGGTATGTGGTGATGGAGTTGGAGCTGTCACTGCTCTACGACATCCTGTACACAAAGGCAGGCGTGGTGCACACCTCATTTGGTTACTGTGTCTGTATTGCCTCACCAGCCGCTGCTGCAGCAGCGCTGTTGTTCTTCCAGTTCAGTGGCAAAGATGGTAACAGCAGAGTAGATGTTGCTATCACCTACATCTTACTGGGTGGTGCGTTACTCCTGGAGATAAGATCCCTGCTGAGTGCACTTGGGTCTAGTTGGACACTCCCCTTCCTGTGTGCCACAAGATGGAATTTCCTGAAACATGCATTTCTCTGCAGGGGGAGATGGGATCGGCTTCGCCGTTGGATAGTATCTCTTCACCGGCTCATAAAGGTCATGAGAGTTAGTGGGTGCTTGAGGCCGGCAAGGAGGTGGTCAGGTACTGTGGGGCAATATAACATGTTGCATTTGTGCAGCCGTCCCAGCAAAAGGAACAGTCCTCTGCCCGGTAGATTTGCCATGATGCTGGGATTCGAGGAGTGGTGGAACAGGGAGCATCACTCACAGACCGCCAGGATTTCAGAGTACCTGAAGGAGAAATTGAGGCACTACATTCATAAATTAGTCAGGAATGGCGAAGTGAGCACCCAAGGCATTGTCAGGAAAAAATGGGGTGAGTATGCAATCCAGTCGAAATGTAGGAAGCTGTACAAAAAGCTCACAGGCAACCTGCTAGGCGTTGAGTTCCAAGAGGGCATCATTATCTGGCACATCGCCACCGACCTCTACCTCCTCGACCACAAGCACACTGGGATGGAAACCATGGCAATGTATGAGTCGGTGAGGGTGTTGTCCAACTACATGATGTTCCTCCTGGTGGAACGTCCCTACATGTTACCAGGCCTTGCCCAGAGCAGATTGTACCGGCGGACCTGTGAGAATCTAGTCAAAATATGGGGCCAAGAAGGCCAAACGCACCCAGCCCCCAGCTGGCGCGACATGTTCCGCCTTCGTGATGGGCCCAATTCCCGCTCTAGTCTCCAACGGAGAAAGAAGCTCGCCGACATGGTACAAGAAAAGAAACCAAAAGCCGGCCCTGAAACCCCCCGTCTCAGTTACGCAATCGACGTAGCCAAAGAACTGGCCAGTAACGACGAGAACGTAGACCGTGAGTCCAACTCATTGCAGGTGCTCCTCTTCGTGTGGATGGATTTCCTGGTCCACGCGGCAAACAGGTGTAGCAGGGAGTCCCATGCCAAGAAGCTTAGCAGTGGAGGTGAGTTCACAACCGTCCTCTGGCTTCTCATCGAGCACCTCCACCAACTAGTCGAGCCTAAACCACCGGAGGACGGCGATGAAAGGAAGGGCACCCAGCGCGCACCCGTGTAA